The following proteins are encoded in a genomic region of Lachnospiraceae bacterium KM106-2:
- a CDS encoding 5,10-methylenetetrahydrofolate reductase / homolog of homocysteine-binding domain, whose product MNFREYIKNHFVITDGAMGTYYSRLTLSDNTVSEFANISDPDLIAKIHREYILAGASLIRTNTFAANTQALNITEAEQEKLLRSACKIASNVAKEFDQEVYLAGSIGPIPENQEVERDEILNEYKRMCDILIEEKVDVILFETFSDYTYIEQLVPYIRSKSDVFLMANFCLDKNGYTKAGISLKRIFATLSEIEELDACGLNCGVGSGHMLEILSKESIPKNKYIAAIPNAGYPERLQNRMVFFDNANYFKENMEKIQRLGIHIIGGCCGTTPTYIRKLRKEGSFVTCEQPDKNIVSMQKVNIVKTAVNNTFYNKLMSGEKVVAVELDPPYDANYEKLMEQALTVKNSGADIITMADSPMGRSRVDSILMSVKLHNQIGVEVMPHISCRDKNMIGMRSGLLGAYINDVRNLLLVTGDPVPSDSRMSTSNVFDYNSIRLMEFTKEMNEEHFNGNPFIYGGALNYGRGRVDKVMERMEKKIAAGATYFLTQPVYSEEDIERLRFIRSKLDTKILIGIMPFVSYRNANFIKNEMTGIFVPDDIVARYHPDMSKEEAEWVGANLASEIIEKVQDFADGYYFMLPFNRVSMLEKIRIQ is encoded by the coding sequence ATGAATTTTAGAGAGTATATTAAAAATCATTTCGTTATTACCGATGGAGCAATGGGAACCTATTATTCAAGGCTTACTTTAAGCGATAATACAGTAAGTGAATTTGCAAATATATCTGATCCGGATTTGATTGCTAAAATTCATCGAGAGTATATTTTAGCTGGTGCTAGCTTGATACGAACAAACACGTTTGCAGCAAATACGCAGGCATTAAATATTACAGAGGCAGAGCAGGAGAAGTTGCTCCGTTCTGCCTGTAAGATTGCCTCGAACGTAGCGAAAGAATTTGATCAGGAAGTGTATCTTGCAGGATCGATCGGTCCAATTCCTGAAAACCAGGAAGTTGAAAGAGATGAAATCCTAAATGAGTATAAACGAATGTGCGATATTCTCATTGAAGAAAAAGTAGATGTGATTTTGTTTGAGACATTTTCTGATTATACATATATTGAACAGTTAGTTCCATATATCCGTTCTAAAAGCGATGTTTTTCTTATGGCAAATTTCTGCCTTGATAAAAATGGGTATACAAAGGCGGGAATTAGTTTAAAACGTATTTTTGCAACATTAAGCGAAATAGAAGAACTCGATGCCTGTGGATTAAACTGTGGTGTTGGTTCTGGTCATATGCTTGAGATTCTTTCGAAAGAATCCATTCCGAAAAATAAATATATTGCGGCAATCCCGAATGCTGGGTATCCGGAACGTTTACAGAATAGAATGGTTTTCTTTGATAATGCAAATTATTTCAAAGAGAATATGGAAAAGATTCAAAGGCTTGGAATTCATATCATTGGTGGATGTTGCGGAACAACACCAACGTATATTCGAAAATTAAGAAAAGAAGGAAGTTTCGTCACCTGCGAACAACCGGATAAAAATATAGTAAGTATGCAGAAGGTTAATATTGTAAAGACTGCAGTGAATAATACTTTTTACAATAAACTTATGTCTGGTGAAAAGGTTGTAGCAGTGGAGTTAGATCCTCCTTATGATGCAAATTATGAAAAGCTGATGGAACAGGCATTAACAGTAAAAAATAGTGGTGCTGATATTATTACCATGGCGGATTCTCCAATGGGAAGAAGCAGAGTAGACTCTATTTTAATGTCTGTTAAACTGCATAATCAAATTGGAGTAGAGGTAATGCCCCATATCAGCTGTCGCGATAAGAATATGATTGGAATGCGTTCCGGTCTTTTAGGTGCTTATATTAATGATGTTCGAAATCTTCTTTTAGTAACCGGGGATCCTGTCCCAAGTGATAGTAGAATGTCTACTTCCAATGTGTTTGATTATAATTCTATTCGTCTCATGGAGTTTACGAAAGAGATGAATGAAGAGCATTTTAATGGAAATCCATTCATTTATGGTGGCGCTCTTAATTATGGTAGAGGAAGAGTAGACAAGGTAATGGAGAGAATGGAGAAAAAGATTGCAGCAGGTGCAACTTATTTTTTAACCCAACCCGTTTATTCCGAAGAGGATATTGAACGACTACGCTTTATTCGTAGTAAATTAGATACGAAGATATTAATCGGAATTATGCCATTTGTCAGCTATCGCAATGCTAATTTTATTAAAAATGAGATGACAGGTATTTTTGTTCCTGATGATATTGTAGCGCGTTATCACCCAGATATGTCAAAAGAAGAAGCAGAATGGGTAGGAGCAAATCTGGCAAGTGAGATTATTGAAAAAGTACAGGATTTCGCAGATGGATACTATTTCATGCTGCCATTTAATCGCGTAAGCATGTTAGAGAAGATTCGAATCCAATAA